tagtgtACGTGTTCACAGACTACAACAAAGAAGAAGATAACTTCCACATTTTGCTTTCCGGGACAAGTTGATATGTCACGATGGCTATCTGAGAAGAATGAATCGGAACTGATATATGATTTGTCAGCGGTTTTGATTCACAAGGGTTCAGCTGTAAATAGTGGGCACTATATAGCTCACATTAAGGATCAAGATACAGGGCTATGGTGGGAATTCGATGATGAACTTGTTTCAGAACTGGGTCAACACCCTTTTGGTGGCGATTCTTCTAATGCACCTGCTAAACCTTCACAGACTGTGCCAGCTGGCGAATCTCGTTTCTCGGAACCAAATGGTGTTGTAAATGGAAAACATATTGATAGTCCGTCCTctgaaaatactagtaaagtacAAACATTCTCTTCTAGTGATGCATATATGCTGATGTATTCTCTTAGGCATCAAACCAATGGTCACATAAAACAACAAACGGGATCCGGTGACGAAAAATTAAAAGATGGAAATTCCATTTCTTTGAAAAATGATACTCATCTCCCACCTCATCTTTTTAAGGATGTTATGGAGTTGAATAAGAAATATGCCGATTCTTGTCAGCAGTACAAAAAAGATAAAGAGGCCAAGTTGGCTCTCATTACAGAGCGACGACAAGAGGTCAGATCAGTTATCTCTGAAGCCGTTGTTCAGTCCTCCATGGAGTCATTTTGGTGGATATCAGTTGAATGGCTACGACAATGGGCGGATACCTTTACTCCTGCGTGAGTTCCAATTCTTATTACATTTTCCTTCCCATTGGTTTTTGTTAAAAtactttatatattaatttttacaaCCCTCATTTGTCAAAATCGTTGTGTATACGTTGTGTGATGCTGATGCCATCTGAAATGGCTTTACTGCAATTCATCATTGTGACATGAAATATGGAAATGAAAGAGAGGTTAAAAGTCTGATGCTTTATTTGTTATGATTTTATTATTTCACAGCAAAATTGACAACACCCCCATCCAATGCTCACATGGTAAAGTACCGGTATCAAAGATCAGCTCCATGAAGCGGTTATCAGCCAAGGCTTGGAATGCCTTATTTTCCAAGGTACCTTTCTGTGCTTGGTATCAACATACTGGATTTGATAAGTGTTTCATATTTgacttgaattttttttatttatatctaGATGCGCATCACTTTGTAgttttttaagatattaagtgcaGTGATGTGGTTTTGGATTGTGTTTTTCTAACCATATAATAATAATTTCTCATGTGAAAAATATATTATAAGAGATTTTTTTTGTACATATTTTATAAGAAAGTTACTGATTTACATAAAAGTAGGGTGGTAGGGACTGGTTGAGACCTTAGACTGCATCTTCTGTTTCATATCAGAATCAGGCTAACTAACTATTCTAGATTTTTTATTATAAAAGGTTTTCAGCATTCAATATTATTTTATTGTCGAATAAGTGTATACATATCTGATGGCACTCTTATGATGCTTAAAATCAAGTATGAAGGTGGTCCAGCATTGGGCGAAGATGACTGCTGCTTCGAGTGTCTTATGGAAACAGCACGTGCTACAGTAAGTGCTGAAAGCTATAGAGATATACGAACATCAATGAGAGAACTTGCTGAGTCAGCACTTGCTGGAAAGTGTCCCGATGGACAACTTTACTATGTTTCCAAGTCATGGTACGTTACCACCATTCAAATTTACTAACATCCACatttataaagacatttaatttattgTTTTTTATTTACTTGTAGGTTAAGTCAATGGGTCCGGAGACGAAATGTTGACTCACCAAGTGAAGCTGATACTGGACCAACAGCTTCGATCAGGTGTTCACATGGTGCACTTCTTCCCGAACAAGCTGCTGGAGCCAAGCGGGCCCTAGTACCTGAAAATCTGTGGTTGTTTATTTATAAGTCGGCTAATGATGTAAAACCTGATGATATGATCGGGTGTTCGGTTTTTCCTTCTGATTCTGAAACATGCCCTCAGTGCTGTGCTGACCTGTCAGAAGTCACATGCATAGAAGATAGCCTAAGGTTGACCTAGTCCTTTTCTTTGAGAGAAAAGTTTATGAGGTTTGACTTGACTTTTTGACTTTTCAACGTGTAGGGATTTTAAGCAAAAACAAAGGCAGTCTCACGAGAAGCTAGCTTTAGGAAAAAGTGTACCGCTTGTTCCAGAAGGCCGATACTTTCTGATGCCGTCTTCTTGGCTTACAAAGTGGCGAGGCTACGTCACGGCAGTCGGCAAGAACGCATCTTCTACTGAAGAACCAGACGTTCTGAGTATTTGCATTGAATCTCTGAAATGTGAACAGGTTCTTAatattctttttattttaatttccacattatatcaattatattttatatataatgttTTATCTCTTTTCGTGTTGAAACCCTAAACAGCACTCAGGACTTCTTCGAAGACATCCTAATCTAATACGCAAACGTGGTGTTGTTTTTCAAAAGGCTCCAGCTGTAAGGACATTctctcttttttaaaaaaaaaatttgggctGAGGGTTCCTGcaactactataagtaacaaatatTGTTTAAGCGATTTTATACAACAATAATTTGCTGATTTTGTATGGAAATATCAGGTAGATGAACTGACAATCGTTACTGAGAATGACTGGACAACATTTTGTAACGACTGGAACGGTGACGTGGAAAAAGGCATATTCGCTGAAATCGATTTTAGTATTTCTGTAGAAGATAGTTTATTGGGGACATCTGGAGATATGCCAATCACAGAGGAAAATGTTAACTCTGTCGATGATCCAAATGGTGACACCGAATCTCAAGGGCCAACGATTAAAACTCGTCCAGAGGTAATTTAACTGAATAACtgatttttttttacctttttttaTTGATCTGTGAACATTTACATTTGCCTGAAATTTGTGAATTTTTAAATTACCTTAGGTGTGTGAAGAATGCATTGGTGAAAGAGAAAGCTGTGAACTAGTGAGGAAACTGAACTATAGTAACGAAGATATTTGTATATGTTTTGTTCGTGGTAAAGAACCACCAAAATATATTCTAGAAGGATCTGGAAACTTGTTAGAGCCAAATAATCGTCGAATCTCTAAACGCTCGCGAAGGACATCGTATGGGAACTCTGTAAATTTAAATGTTTCTGGCTCAACAACTCTTTATGAACTTAAGATGATGATTTGGCAATCATTTGGGGTATATTATGCTCTATCTTCAACTTTATTGCAACATTTCATAAACTGAAACTAAGCTTAACAGAGTTCGATTCGTGCAGATTGTGAAGGAAAATCAAATACTTCACAAAGGTTCCAAGATTGTTGATGGGGAAACTGCTACTCTTGCTGATATGTGTATTTTCCCTGGAGACGTTTTATGGGTCACAGATTCAGAAATCCATGAAAATCGCGACATTGCAGGTAATTTGCTCTTTATAATCGATTTTATTTGATTTTATATTCTATTATGTCAACTATTTGTATTTTTGTAATAGTTGATTTCGTTGTGGATATTAGATTTGTTATATTGTCGAGCTGCATTTGATTCTTGTGTGATGAATATTATTATGTTCACTTTTTCGTGTTTGCGTGTAATGCCTTTTTCAGAAGAGCTTTCTGATACAAAGATGGAGGTGCAGCAATCAGATGGAGGTTTTCAAGGAACACTTTTGGGGACCCATGTCGTGTCTCAAGGATGCTACAACTAACCGTGATCTTTTGTACCGTTTTGTGTTCTTTTGGTGTTATTGTATATCGAAAAAGAGACCAACCGATTTTGGTAAATATTATGAGGTATCATCTCATTTGAAGTTTTTTTCTTTTTTCCCTTTTTTAGGTACTCTTTGCATGATAATATTTTGAGGTATCATCTCATTTGAATCTTTTCAGAAGGCGTGCAAGTTACGTGAATCCTGAGTCACTTGCTGTTGATCTTCACCATCCACATATCTGTCCATGGGTCCTGGTTGGTAAAATGATGTAAAATTCTGAATCTTGAAAGATTATGGTGTTTGATCATTTTGGAACCTTCAGTAATGGTCTCTTATTTTGTTAGAGAGTTATTTGTATTAGTTACTTATGATTATATATAAGATATGGTCATTACTTTAGTTTTGAATCCAAGAGACTTGAGCAGATTGCATTGAAGAAATACCCATTGGTTACGTCTCGTCCCTCGGGGCTCGTCACCTATTGCTAGTGGGGACCTCATGTGGTTGTCGCTAGGGAGGTCGCTAGGGAGGGTTCCTATGTGAacctaataaaaaaatgataatgaaGGCATGAATGACTATACCGGGGTTTTGTTCAGTTTGATTTTCAAAGTAGTTGAAATATGATTTTACCTTTTTTTTAAAGAAATATTTTTACTTAGAAAACAAGTAACTGTAGAAGACCAAGtggacataataataataataataataataataataataataataataataataataataataatgtaagaacAATGAcgaaagtgatgatgatgatgaccagaATGATGATGAcagaataaaataataataataataataataataataatgttgatgttGATGGAAAATTTTAACCAAGTGGCATCTCTTATTGGTGTGTTTGTAGTATTAGTACGGTTAAAACAAAGAATTTCAAAACTAATAAACCCGGATTTCTCAAGTCCGGATTTGTCCATGTGGCATGAAACCGGAGTTCTCAAATCCGGGTTTGTCCTCGCTGACATTACATATCTGATAAATATGAAAACCGAAATTCTCAAATCCGACTTTCattatttctttattatttttacaaaaccgACTTTTTACTTGACTCGTTTTTTATTTATTGTATATGTATAAAAATAATATACAAGTGTtatcactttcaatttaaaatttttttaaaaaatgttGTGAGTCTAAGTGTTATTGTCACTTTCAATTATATACAAGTGATTTGTGCATTGCTCAATCACTTTCAATTTGAAAATTATTATGTTGAAATCTAAAGTATTACGTAGTAAATATGTTGTGGGTCCAGTTTTTTCTTCATCTCAAAGACCCTCCATTAAAATGAAACTCTTAGCTTCTTTTCTTTGTTATTTTTCAAACAAATCAAGAAAATCACATACACATAAGCACAACCCGGAACTGAGAAATCCGGGTTTCCAAAGCATCATGTCACGCGGGACAAAGCCGGACTTCTCAAGTCCAGTTTATGGTGAAATGGAAAAACTCGGATTTAGAAAATATGTGTATATTAGTTTTGCAATTTTTTGTTTTGACTACTCTAATACTATCAATGTTGAAGTATGGAGCAATTATGAGGGAGATTCGGAATCAAATGATAAATGCGAGCATTATCAAATCAAATCCAATTCAAGCTATCCCCTCTTTCGTGTCACCGAAATACCCAATTACGTATCACCGTTGGCTCCATTTGGACTCCATACTCTTACTCAAATATCAAGATAAGTCACTGTTTACAAGACAAAATCTTTAGCAATTTATCTCCTGATTGCTATTTTGAGATTTTCATTTCTTTTTCTTATTCTTCTTTTTTTCCTCGCTACTTCGAGCAATTATAATAATGGACACATGTATTGTATGAGCCCTAGATTGAACATAACTATTTGCAGCCATGAACGGATTCTAATTTATTGATAATTCTAATCGAAAGATTTATCGTATCCCTAAACTGATTCAAACGAAATGTTTAAATAGGATTTAGAGAACCGGTTAATGCAACATGAAATACCAATATATGAGAGTTAAATGCGGGAATTTTTTCTTCTCTTGAAAAGTTGAGCGGATCAATCATATAATCGCGACTAGGGCAGAGATAGACTCGATCAACAAAAGAGGGGGAGTTAAGGGTGTTTCGTATTTAACTCTCCGGTCTATTATACCGTGAATAACCTCGTTATGAGATGCAGATATCAACATGGATGGTTGAATGACGAGCACTCTATCATCAGGATAACCGGTATTTAATGGCTTGAgaggaaaaaaaaaaattccttagACGGCAAAAACCCTGTGAAGTGTGTAGGAGAAGATAAGATGAGATGAGGGAGGATGGGAGAGACTGAGATGAGATAAGATGCTTTCTTGCGTGAGAGGACCCCCTCTATTTATAGAGGGGATATTAGGGTTTTGGAGGAACTTATGGGCTTTCCATGGGCCGAGTTCAAGTGCAAGCCTATCCCGATTGGCtatgcgtatcatcaagtcccccaagttcggtattgTGACATCTgttccacatcggttggagagagaAACGAAACATGCCTTATAAGGATGTAGATACCTcctctagcatgacgcgttttgggggcAATAACAAAACCGTGCTCCTGTGGGCAAAGCGGAGAATATCATGCTATGAGGTGGCGgactgttacagatggtatcagatgtGTCCCGTAAGGTGAAAATTGTGACATCTATCCCACACCGGTTAGAGAGGGGAACGAAACATGCCTGATAAGGATGTGGATACCTCTCCTAGCATGACGCATTTTGGGGGAAAAACTAAACGTGCGCCTACGGGAAAAGCGGACATTATCATGCTATAGGGTGGCAGGATGTTACACGTATGATATGTTGATGATATATAGTCGAACTTACAAGTATGCCACTGTTATAAGTCAGGGAGTGCTCTCATATCAACTCGTAATGATGTGCGTTAACGCGTCGTGCAGTAATGCATCATAATCGTCATGCGGGATACGCGCTATGCTTTATGGAACACGCGTCTCAATAACATAGGAGAATTTAAGGGTTTTTCGTATTTAACACTCCGGTCTGGTGTACTGTGAATAACCCCGATGTGAGATGATGATCTCAGCAGGGATAGGGATGGTTAAATTTTGGGCTAAGCAGAGAACCGAATTAACCGAACCGTAACCGTTTTAATCATTTAAATCGAACCGAATTAACCAAACCGAACATATAACTCGTTTTATGGTTAACGATTAACTGAATTTTATGGGGCGGTTACGATAATAAAGATTATCCGCCCCAATTTAACCGAACCGTACcattatacttttaataaatatgtatgtatatatatatatatatatatatatatatatatatatatatatatatatatatatatatatatatatatatatagtggaccaatccatggataagcactaaatggggcacaaactggataagtaaaatttcaaatttttttttataaaaaaaacgatcatttaatatgcaaatagaagaaaacgaaaaaattttaaaaagtttttgaacaaaatcgttcgaaaatcgatgatgaatggtaaaaattgatgatgaatggtaaaattaaccattcatctggttaatttatcattcatttttgttcgcgatgaatgctaaaaaaaaaagcagatgaatggttaatttaaccattcatctgtttatgatgaatgataaaaaaacagatgaatggttaatttaaccattcatctggttttttttagcattgattaattttatcattaatcgtaaacaagatgaatgataaattaacccgatgaatggttaattttaccattcatcatcgatttttgaaagattttgaactttttttttatgaaaaaaattgattagaggtgcattttaatgcagatttatgaatgtaaaaaaaattcaaaaaaaaaattttttattttgcttatccggtttgtactccttttaagcttatccatggatcgtgcccctatatatatatatatatatatatatatatatatatatatatatatatatatatatatatatatatagagctagtacaatatcaatttaatttaattaatatttaactAAACGTAGTTATAAAtaaaatttagaataatagtttatgacttatattatatattgttaTAAATTGTATCACCTCGTAATTCGTTATATTCGAAGATTAAATTTTTTTTCCCCTTTCGTTGAATGACCTTAAAGAATGTTTCCATTATGGCATTTTACAACATCATTATCGTTTGATTTGTTCCGTTGTAAtgatatacatataaaatacaaTAGTATTTAAAACATTTTTTGATTCAGTTTAACttgaatgtttgacgtattccatCTAGGTTTGTTTGCGATATACGTCCTTGAACGATATAATTCATTACTCGGTGTCATCAAAACGTTATATATTGTTACTCATTGTCCAAATTCattatttttgttgttgtaaatggttAACCGAATTAACCACTTTATCCACACATTAACCATATAAACCACATTAACCAAACCGTTTATTAACCGAACCGAACGTTTAAGAATGTTATGGGGGTGGTTGTTGTCACTAACCGCCCCCAACTGCCCCATGCTCACCCATAGTTGAATCTAAACCCACCATCATTAGGCTAACTGACTTAAGTCAGGGTGTTAGGGTTTATGTTCATTGAACCTTGCCTGTAACCGTTAATGGAGCTCTGAAGCTGTTAAAATTACGGTAAGTAGAGTGCGTTTGATTGGTTCCTTAGTAAGCTCTGTCAGCATGTAGGTTCTTGAGCTGCTGATGTCGAATAGGCCCTAGCTTCCCGTTGTTTGTTAATAGTTTTATGTGTGGCGGTTATCTCTTGACATTCTTTCACCATGTTCAGATTTGTGTGCAGCACTTCTTAGCTCCATGGGAGCTTAGCAATAATCGTGTGTGATGCGCATCCACGAGGTACGCGGGTACACGCTTCGCGACACATCATCACTCCCCTGAGTTCGATAGTTTGCGCAAGCACTGTGCATGGTGTCGAACTCAACTAAAGTTCCACATAAATATCAAAAAGGAGGAATACGAATAAATAAAAAGAGAAAGAGATTGGATGCAATGGGTTGCGCGCTATCATGGACTTAGGAAGACTGGGTCATGGGCTGTGCGCGACCATGGACTTGAGAAGAATGGGCTATGGGCTGTGCGCGTCCATGGACTTAAGAAGAGTGGCCATGGGCTGTGCGCCACCATGGACTTAAGAAAAGTGGCCATGGGCAAAGCACGACCATGGTCTTAAGAAACGTGGCCACGGGCAAAGTGCGACCACGAACTTAAAAAAAGTGGCCAAGGGCTGCGCACGACCATGGACTTAAAAAGTATGGTCGTGGGTTGAGCCCGACCTTGGACTTAAGAAAAGTGGCCATGGCATACAGCCATGGTTGTATTCTCGTAAAGTGAGGCTTCTTGAATCAACCGATGTTCAAAATTTATGTTGGCAATCAACGCGTCTCATAGTGACTACTAGTTCTGAAACAGGGTCACGTGAAGGCAACTCTCGTCATGTACTATGGGTAGCCTTTTGTAACGACTAGTGATCAGGATTCCTAGCATTCCAGATCATCTTGGGCAGGTTTCATTCTCTGGTCGTGTCGAGGCATCATTGTCATAAACTGAGGGGGTAAGGGATGCGACTTAATTACGCGTTATGAGTTGAAGTAAACTGATACTTTCA
This genomic window from Rutidosis leptorrhynchoides isolate AG116_Rl617_1_P2 chromosome 2, CSIRO_AGI_Rlap_v1, whole genome shotgun sequence contains:
- the LOC139891442 gene encoding ubiquitin carboxyl-terminal hydrolase 26; this encodes MNKMSNRPSTRNKNKRQRSDNNAEVISELYRKIHLSGAVSKDDIKQLYMFEKPVCYQGCRVNTKDNPNCFCGLIPPPNGNRKSGLWQKTSEIVSSLGPDPSKDLRDSTDTPAGLTNLGATCYANSILQFLYMNKSFREGVLCVEPEVLEKQPVLDQLVRLFAQLHASKMAFIDSAPFIEALALNNGIQQDSHEFLTLLFSLLEQCLSYSKLSKIRTVVQDLFRGGVSHVTKCSKCGNHSEASSNVEDFYGVELNVKGLKSLDDSLDEYFTEEELQGDNQYFCSSCATRVDATRSIRLQSLPPVLIFQLKRCVFLPNTTTKKKITSTFCFPGQVDMSRWLSEKNESELIYDLSAVLIHKGSAVNSGHYIAHIKDQDTGLWWEFDDELVSELGQHPFGGDSSNAPAKPSQTVPAGESRFSEPNGVVNGKHIDSPSSENTSKVQTFSSSDAYMLMYSLRHQTNGHIKQQTGSGDEKLKDGNSISLKNDTHLPPHLFKDVMELNKKYADSCQQYKKDKEAKLALITERRQEVRSVISEAVVQSSMESFWWISVEWLRQWADTFTPAKIDNTPIQCSHGKVPVSKISSMKRLSAKAWNALFSKYEGGPALGEDDCCFECLMETARATVSAESYRDIRTSMRELAESALAGKCPDGQLYYVSKSWLSQWVRRRNVDSPSEADTGPTASIRCSHGALLPEQAAGAKRALVPENLWLFIYKSANDVKPDDMIGCSVFPSDSETCPQCCADLSEVTCIEDSLRDFKQKQRQSHEKLALGKSVPLVPEGRYFLMPSSWLTKWRGYVTAVGKNASSTEEPDVLSICIESLKCEQHSGLLRRHPNLIRKRGVVFQKAPAVDELTIVTENDWTTFCNDWNGDVEKGIFAEIDFSISVEDSLLGTSGDMPITEENVNSVDDPNGDTESQGPTIKTRPEVCEECIGERESCELVRKLNYSNEDICICFVRGKEPPKYILEGSGNLLEPNNRRISKRSRRTSYGNSVNLNVSGSTTLYELKMMIWQSFGIVKENQILHKGSKIVDGETATLADMCIFPGDVLWVTDSEIHENRDIAEELSDTKMEVQQSDGGFQGTLLGTHVVSQGCYN